From the genome of Candidatus Aegiribacteria sp., one region includes:
- a CDS encoding T9SS type A sorting domain-containing protein encodes MKLSLILLILVFCFSVTGQWLEQTDWSGGPGEQGPQYDFYNAFWISQQINWSTTGKISLEFERAQHNLSESGLPANLDFPDTGTLESSLVWMPMGTDWEIAWGNIEWISNEPVNTSVSFQLRTGMTPETMGEWTDPITESGTFLGAILPDTILLIQYRANLNTTDSSVTPELEWVQIEGWYPGGIEDPFSSGDQYEALSITPNPSFGSVTVNVNLLSSESFVYLRMYDLAGKLIRTAFEGELQQGSHSFIMNEFTSGIYFVRLESDCATDLRKVVILE; translated from the coding sequence ATGAAGCTGTCACTTATTTTACTGATACTTGTTTTCTGTTTTTCAGTAACGGGTCAATGGCTGGAACAGACAGACTGGTCCGGAGGCCCTGGAGAGCAGGGACCCCAGTACGATTTCTATAATGCTTTCTGGATCAGCCAGCAGATAAACTGGTCAACGACAGGTAAAATATCTCTGGAATTCGAGAGGGCACAGCACAACCTCTCTGAATCCGGTCTCCCGGCAAACTTGGATTTCCCGGATACCGGGACTCTTGAATCCTCTCTTGTGTGGATGCCGATGGGAACAGACTGGGAAATCGCATGGGGCAATATTGAATGGATTTCAAATGAACCTGTGAACACATCAGTCAGTTTTCAGCTGAGAACAGGTATGACTCCGGAAACTATGGGAGAATGGACCGATCCGATAACGGAATCGGGGACTTTCCTCGGCGCCATTCTGCCTGACACGATTCTGCTTATCCAGTACAGAGCCAATCTGAATACTACGGATTCAAGTGTTACACCGGAACTGGAATGGGTTCAGATAGAAGGATGGTATCCCGGAGGAATAGAAGATCCTTTTTCCAGTGGCGATCAATATGAAGCTCTTTCGATAACACCAAATCCATCGTTCGGCTCAGTTACAGTAAATGTGAATCTCTTATCATCCGAATCTTTCGTATATCTTCGCATGTATGATCTTGCCGGAAAACTGATAAGAACAGCATTTGAAGGAGAATTGCAGCAGGGCAGCCATTCATTCATAATGAACGAATTCACTTCCGGAATATATTTTGTCAGACTGGAATCAGATTGTGCGACCGACTTGCGGAAAGTGGTGATTCTGGAATAG
- a CDS encoding DNRLRE domain-containing protein yields MKKTFLTVFILVIFTSIAIANQDTLYPTDDADVWQDTPGTNRGSEQNFQVGCISSGYWRNSLIKFDLSPYSGATINNATIRLMVFTSWGDFPTDEINISRNNADWDELTVTWNNKPGFAEYVPITAPSILFEWWEIDVTGWVQDIVDGTDPNYGFQIYQDDTDYAGFSMRTKEGTVDPELVLEYVPSSLESTTFGRIKSLFN; encoded by the coding sequence ATGAAGAAAACATTTTTGACAGTCTTCATTCTGGTCATATTCACAAGCATTGCGATTGCTAACCAGGATACGCTCTACCCGACTGATGACGCCGATGTGTGGCAGGACACGCCCGGTACTAATAGAGGCTCTGAACAAAATTTCCAGGTTGGTTGTATTTCATCCGGGTATTGGAGAAATTCTCTAATAAAATTCGACCTGTCGCCGTATTCAGGGGCGACTATCAATAACGCTACTATACGGTTAATGGTTTTTACCTCATGGGGTGATTTCCCGACGGATGAAATCAATATTTCCCGGAACAACGCTGATTGGGACGAGTTGACTGTAACCTGGAATAACAAACCTGGTTTTGCTGAGTATGTCCCCATAACTGCACCATCAATCCTTTTTGAATGGTGGGAAATCGATGTAACGGGTTGGGTTCAGGATATTGTGGATGGGACTGATCCTAATTACGGCTTTCAAATATATCAGGACGATACAGACTATGCGGGATTTTCTATGAGAACGAAGGAGGGTACGGTTGATCCGGAGCTGGTGTTGGAGTATGTACCGTCTTCCCTTGAATCCACAACTTTCGGCAGGATAAAGTCTCTATTTAATTAG
- a CDS encoding class I SAM-dependent methyltransferase, translating into MENYKAETYGDRIADTYDNWYSSPEESSITLLSDLAYRGRTPELGIGTGRIALPLKEKGIDIHGIDASTSMVKKLRAKHHGRAIPFTLGDFSMVSVEGKYDLIFVVFNTFFSLTTQEAQLECLKNVAPLRYPESGG; encoded by the coding sequence ATGGAAAACTACAAAGCCGAAACTTACGGTGACCGAATAGCTGATACTTACGATAACTGGTACAGTTCTCCCGAGGAGTCCTCGATTACGCTGCTGAGTGATTTGGCGTATCGCGGCCGCACACCGGAGCTGGGAATAGGAACGGGCCGCATCGCTCTGCCATTGAAAGAAAAGGGAATCGACATCCACGGAATAGACGCGTCCACCTCCATGGTTAAGAAGCTCCGCGCGAAACATCACGGTAGAGCTATTCCGTTTACATTAGGGGACTTCTCAATGGTTTCCGTTGAAGGCAAGTACGATTTGATATTCGTTGTTTTCAACACTTTTTTCTCCCTGACAACGCAGGAAGCACAGCTGGAATGTCTTAAGAACGTTGCCCCCCTCCGATATCCTGAGTCCGGAGGTTAA